A stretch of the Streptomyces ortus genome encodes the following:
- a CDS encoding DUF4233 domain-containing protein, whose product MRTLCASTLIGEFFVIGFAGLVAMKDPDLSMATVWTVCGIAMVLCLLLCGVITRPGGVQLGWALQVLLIASGFVVPVMFFLGAVFAALWWASVHYGRKVEEAKARFAAQAEVGG is encoded by the coding sequence GTGCGGACGCTCTGTGCTTCGACGCTGATCGGTGAGTTCTTCGTGATCGGGTTCGCCGGGCTCGTGGCGATGAAGGATCCCGATCTGTCCATGGCCACGGTCTGGACGGTGTGCGGGATCGCGATGGTGCTGTGCCTGCTCCTGTGCGGGGTGATCACGCGGCCGGGGGGTGTGCAGCTGGGCTGGGCCCTGCAGGTGCTGCTGATCGCGAGCGGGTTCGTGGTGCCGGTGATGTTCTTCCTCGGCGCGGTGTTCGCCGCGCTGTGGTGGGCGTCCGTGCACTACGGGCGGAAGGTGGAGGAGGCGAAGGCGCGGTTCGCCGCGCAGGCGGAGGTGGGGGGATAG
- the folC gene encoding bifunctional tetrahydrofolate synthase/dihydrofolate synthase, with translation MSELPQDSSGSDPFDPFDAIVEAETERDPDLAVIEAGSRTLRTQGPAPQSDIPARPDDPEADKALRQVETELATRWGETKLEPSVARISALMDVLGEPQRAYPSIHITGTNGKTSTARMIEALLGAFDLRTGRYTSPHVQSITERISLDGAAIPAERFVETYQDIKPYVEMVDAAQEYRLSFFEVLTGMAYAAFADAPVDVAVVEVGMGGSWDATNVIDGDVAVVTPIDLDHTDRLGGTPGEIAKEKAGIVKQDATVILAQQPVDAAQVLLKKAVEVDATVAREGLEFGVVSRRVAVGGQLLTLRGLGGEYEEVYIPLHGAYQAHNAAVALAAVEAFFGVGSQRPEPLDIDTVRKAFASVTSPGRLEVVRKSPTVVLDAAHNPAGARATAEAVQEVFDFSRLIGVVGASGDKNVRGLLEAFEPIFTEVVVTQNSSHRAMDVDELAGIAVEVFGDDRVQVEPRLDDALEAAITLAEEEAEYAGGGVLVTGSVITVGEARLLLGRG, from the coding sequence GTGAGTGAGCTTCCGCAGGACAGCAGTGGGTCCGATCCGTTCGATCCGTTCGATGCGATCGTCGAGGCCGAGACGGAGCGCGATCCCGATCTCGCCGTGATCGAGGCCGGCAGCCGCACCCTGCGCACGCAGGGCCCCGCGCCGCAGTCCGACATTCCCGCGCGCCCGGACGACCCCGAGGCCGACAAGGCCCTGCGCCAGGTCGAGACCGAGCTGGCCACGCGGTGGGGCGAGACCAAGCTGGAGCCGTCCGTGGCCCGGATCTCCGCGCTCATGGACGTGCTCGGCGAGCCGCAGCGCGCGTACCCCTCGATCCACATCACGGGGACCAACGGCAAGACGTCCACCGCCCGCATGATCGAGGCCCTGCTCGGCGCCTTCGACCTGCGCACCGGCCGGTACACCTCGCCCCACGTCCAGTCGATCACCGAGCGGATCAGCCTGGACGGGGCGGCGATCCCGGCCGAGCGGTTCGTGGAGACGTACCAGGACATCAAGCCGTACGTCGAGATGGTCGACGCGGCCCAGGAGTACCGGCTCTCCTTCTTCGAGGTGCTCACGGGCATGGCGTACGCGGCCTTCGCGGACGCGCCCGTCGACGTGGCCGTCGTGGAGGTCGGCATGGGCGGCAGCTGGGACGCCACGAACGTGATCGACGGCGATGTCGCCGTGGTGACCCCCATCGACCTGGACCACACGGACCGGCTCGGCGGGACCCCGGGGGAGATCGCCAAGGAGAAGGCCGGGATCGTCAAGCAGGACGCGACGGTCATCCTGGCCCAGCAGCCCGTCGACGCCGCGCAGGTGCTGCTCAAGAAGGCCGTCGAGGTCGACGCCACCGTGGCCCGCGAGGGGCTGGAGTTCGGTGTGGTGAGCCGGCGGGTCGCGGTCGGCGGGCAGCTGCTGACGCTCCGCGGTCTCGGCGGGGAGTACGAAGAGGTGTACATCCCGCTGCACGGGGCGTACCAGGCGCACAACGCGGCCGTGGCGCTCGCCGCCGTGGAGGCGTTCTTCGGCGTCGGGTCCCAGCGGCCCGAGCCGCTCGACATCGACACGGTCCGCAAGGCCTTCGCGTCGGTCACCTCGCCCGGCCGTCTCGAGGTCGTCCGCAAGTCGCCGACCGTCGTCCTGGACGCCGCGCACAACCCGGCGGGCGCCCGCGCCACCGCCGAGGCGGTCCAGGAGGTCTTCGACTTCAGCCGGCTGATCGGCGTCGTCGGCGCGAGCGGCGACAAGAACGTACGGGGGCTGCTCGAAGCGTTCGAGCCGATCTTCACCGAGGTCGTCGTGACCCAGAACTCCAGCCACCGCGCGATGGACGTGGACGAGCTGGCGGGTATCGCCGTCGAGGTGTTCGGGGACGACCGCGTGCAGGTGGAGCCCCGGCTGGACGACGCGCTGGAGGCCGCGATCACGCTGGCCGAGGAAGAGGCCGAGTACGCGGGCGGCGGCGTCCTCGTGACCGGTTCCGTCATCACGGTCGGCGAGGCCCGGCTGCTGCTGGGAAGGGGCTGA